In the genome of Raphanus sativus cultivar WK10039 chromosome 9, ASM80110v3, whole genome shotgun sequence, the window TAGCAATGGCTCCAAAAGGAAACCAGTCACCCATCGCAAAGTTCACTGCCTCACCACAGTTAAACCctacaatattttttagtttcagATGAATATGATTAACAACTCtctgataaataaaaatgtaagattCAGAATAAATTTGGTTATACCATGGCTGAACCCAGCATGATAAGCTCTGGGGAATGTGACAACAAACTCTCCAGGTTTTTGTACAGCCTTGTAGACAGGCACATCATGATCCAACAGAATCTTTGGTGGGAATATAGTTGTCTTCCCTAGAAGCACATCGAAGGCTCCATCCTCCCCATTGGTTGACATGATCTCATCACTGTACACGCACTCTCTAACCaccttttcaaaatttagagctgCGGAACCTGGAACACCATACCAAGTTTTTGATGCTCCACAATGTTGATAATTGATGCTGTAAGGTAAAAAAAAATGGTCAGATCAAGATACTTTATATGGCCATGTACATACTGAGTTAAAATTTATTGAACTTACCTGTACAGATAATGATCCTCAACATGCCAGGCAAACATGCTAAACAGCATTCCGATGTAAAGCATCGGTTCAGTGACTCCCTGAAACAAGTAAATCCAAGAGGTTAAACAGAAGCTTCTTGTGCGACCTTGATGTAAGTGTACTATCCTGTAACATACCGGAATGGATGTTTCAAGAAGGCGCAGAATAGACTTCGGCAGCCTTGAAACTTTCtgaaaaaagagaaagataagACATATAAGTACCAAATTTAAATGACCGACCAAATGTTTTCCTTAATGCTTATCCAATAATACAGAGAAGCTCAAGTTGTAGTGTAAATCAATACATTCAAGTTCCATTTGCTGCTTCCTAGTGGGTCACCTGGTGCAGATGAAAACGCGCTACCATCTACATCACACGCATACTCAACTGATTCAGTCTTCCCACACGCGATTTCCTTCCAGAACTCTTTCTCCAAGAATGAGTCGGGCAAAGAGCCACCACTGCAATATCTACGTGCAAATACCTTGTTCGCCATTTTCTCGTAGTCACGAAATGAATAAGTCCTGAGTAATTTACAGATTAATCAAATAAGAACTATAAGGTGAAGATATAgagctaaaaaaaattaattcaggGTTAAATACAAACCTCCCACTCATGAAGAACGTGACTTTATCATCAGAATCCCACTCAGCAAGTCGAAGAGGCTGTACTCTGGTGGTGAACCTGAAATTAGATTTCTCTTTCATCAACACAGCGCCTGCAGGTACTGTTGCTGTCAAAGGAGATATGATCTTGCAAATACCTGTAAACGAGATTGATCAAAGTTAAAACACCAATAAAGGGATATAATATTTACCATATTGTTTCCTACAGAACATGTTTTCCCATTTACCACACTCTTAAGCTTAATATTGAACTCAACACAAATCAATGGCTTCAACTAAACATATGCAGgcaataaaattaaataccaTATTTTGAAGCTTCTGGAAAAATCTTCTGCAAATAAGTCAAAGGATCCTCAAACTCATCCTTCGTCGGTCTGTATACAGGACATTCAGGAAGCCTCTCGGTCCACTTAACATCATCATCTGTCTCAAACCTCTCCTCCTTAAAAAAGGCACCCTTGCCAGTAGATACTCTCATTCCGCATGACGCTGAAGATGGCCTCGTAGCATCATCACCACCGCTTCTAGCCATTGCGCTGAGACGACCTACTGTTCCATTGACAGCGCCTGATCTCGTTTTCTGAAGCCTTTTGCGTTTGAGATACTCTAACCCATTAATAGCCGCCTCTTTCGACAAGTAGTTTCTCCT includes:
- the LOC108832712 gene encoding lysine-specific demethylase JMJ13-like isoform X2, which translates into the protein MFYQGAERRNYLSKEAAINGLEYLKRKRLQKTRSGAVNGTVGRLSAMARSGGDDATRPSSASCGMRVSTGKGAFFKEERFETDDDVKWTERLPECPVYRPTKDEFEDPLTYLQKIFPEASKYGICKIISPLTATVPAGAVLMKEKSNFRFTTRVQPLRLAEWDSDDKVTFFMSGRTYSFRDYEKMANKVFARRYCSGGSLPDSFLEKEFWKEIACGKTESVEYACDVDGSAFSSAPGDPLGSSKWNLNKVSRLPKSILRLLETSIPGVTEPMLYIGMLFSMFAWHVEDHYLYSINYQHCGASKTWYGVPGSAALNFEKVVRECVYSDEIMSTNGEDGAFDVLLGKTTIFPPKILLDHDVPVYKAVQKPGEFVVTFPRAYHAGFSHGFNCGEAVNFAMGDWFPFGAIASCRYAHLNRLPLLPHEELICKEAMLLNSCPKPENLDFITPAELSGQRSVKTAFVQLIRFHHLARWSLMKSGLCTGLISNTYGTIVCSLCKRDCYLAFINCQCYSHPVCLRHDVKKLDLPCGKTRTLFLRDNIQVLEAAAKKFEEEGGVSDMITRDEDLYAYPSSIKLAAAKEDGYSRYSTIYFDFNTELEMASGNHVMNYEANASSCISSVADDYECSTAADYVNRRANCSSSSDSKLSEDVASSSNKKSRFFSAVQDEVLVTYQESDGSDSESFRVKRRSSLKCENRSVVLERRDSGHHQEHKRLKRSQKYHEGRYSSSSSSSKEEVVISKRKVTHEQQQSDVKKIENHFGGGFKRLKVKAIT
- the LOC108832712 gene encoding lysine-specific demethylase JMJ13-like isoform X3, with the translated sequence MGAERRNYLSKEAAINGLEYLKRKRLQKTRSGAVNGTVGRLSAMARSGGDDATRPSSASCGMRVSTGKGAFFKEERFETDDDVKWTERLPECPVYRPTKDEFEDPLTYLQKIFPEASKYGICKIISPLTATVPAGAVLMKEKSNFRFTTRVQPLRLAEWDSDDKVTFFMSGRTYSFRDYEKMANKVFARRYCSGGSLPDSFLEKEFWKEIACGKTESVEYACDVDGSAFSSAPGDPLGSSKWNLNKVSRLPKSILRLLETSIPGVTEPMLYIGMLFSMFAWHVEDHYLYSINYQHCGASKTWYGVPGSAALNFEKVVRECVYSDEIMSTNGEDGAFDVLLGKTTIFPPKILLDHDVPVYKAVQKPGEFVVTFPRAYHAGFSHGFNCGEAVNFAMGDWFPFGAIASCRYAHLNRLPLLPHEELICKEAMLLNSCPKPENLDFITPAELSGQRSVKTAFVQLIRFHHLARWSLMKSGLCTGLISNTYGTIVCSLCKRDCYLAFINCQCYSHPVCLRHDVKKLDLPCGKTRTLFLRDNIQVLEAAAKKFEEEGGVSDMITRDEDLYAYPSSIKLAAAKEDGYSRYSTIYFDFNTELEMASGNHVMNYEANASSCISSVADDYECSTAADYQVNRRANCSSSSDSKLSEDVASSSNKKSRFFSAVQDEVLVTYQESDGSDSESFRVKRRSSLKCENRSVVLERRDSGHHQEHKRLKRSQKYHEGRYSSSSSSSKEEVVISKRKVTHEQQQSDVKKIENHFGGGFKRLKVKAIT
- the LOC108832712 gene encoding lysine-specific demethylase JMJ13-like isoform X1: MFYQGAERRNYLSKEAAINGLEYLKRKRLQKTRSGAVNGTVGRLSAMARSGGDDATRPSSASCGMRVSTGKGAFFKEERFETDDDVKWTERLPECPVYRPTKDEFEDPLTYLQKIFPEASKYGICKIISPLTATVPAGAVLMKEKSNFRFTTRVQPLRLAEWDSDDKVTFFMSGRTYSFRDYEKMANKVFARRYCSGGSLPDSFLEKEFWKEIACGKTESVEYACDVDGSAFSSAPGDPLGSSKWNLNKVSRLPKSILRLLETSIPGVTEPMLYIGMLFSMFAWHVEDHYLYSINYQHCGASKTWYGVPGSAALNFEKVVRECVYSDEIMSTNGEDGAFDVLLGKTTIFPPKILLDHDVPVYKAVQKPGEFVVTFPRAYHAGFSHGFNCGEAVNFAMGDWFPFGAIASCRYAHLNRLPLLPHEELICKEAMLLNSCPKPENLDFITPAELSGQRSVKTAFVQLIRFHHLARWSLMKSGLCTGLISNTYGTIVCSLCKRDCYLAFINCQCYSHPVCLRHDVKKLDLPCGKTRTLFLRDNIQVLEAAAKKFEEEGGVSDMITRDEDLYAYPSSIKLAAAKEDGYSRYSTIYFDFNTELEMASGNHVMNYEANASSCISSVADDYECSTAADYQVNRRANCSSSSDSKLSEDVASSSNKKSRFFSAVQDEVLVTYQESDGSDSESFRVKRRSSLKCENRSVVLERRDSGHHQEHKRLKRSQKYHEGRYSSSSSSSKEEVVISKRKVTHEQQQSDVKKIENHFGGGFKRLKVKAIT